The DNA sequence AGGAGAGGAACCGGGCATTCGACTGCGCCGCTGCCAATCCACGAGGTCGTCACCGACGACCTCGTCCTGGTACCGGCCATCACGATCTACGTCGATTTGAACGCCTGGGATGCGCGTGCGGAAGCGCTCGCCGGCGCAAGCCACACCCTCGCCGCGGCCTTCGCCGCTCGTTTTGGAGAGCGCATCGGGCGTCGACATGCCGACAACGGCACCGTCACTCTGCAGATCCCCATCAGCGAGCGCACCGAGGACGACACGCGCGCCATGGCACTGTCCTACGCACGCGTCAGCATCGACCCCACCTCGCTCACCACGGACCTGCGCGACGTTCGGTCCGCGATCAAGCAGACACTCACGGCGATGAAGGAGGCATCGGACGAATCGAAGCAGCTCCTATGGCTGCCCTCGTTCACACCGAAGCGGGCGCTGAGACGGATGGTGGCCAGAATGCCCGCCGACCCCGACCAGTCGGTGTTCTGTTCCTATCTAGGCGATCTCAGCTCGATGATCGGGTACCCCGCCGGGACACTCGCCGACTTCCAGAACGCACGTGCGACCGGACAACGCGAGAGGCGTCAGCTCCTTGAGCGAACCGGCGGTCGAATGTTCATCCTTTCAGGGCGTCTCAACGGCAGGATCTTCATCAGCGTCGGCGCCTACCAACCGGGTGGGAAGAACACCAAGGAGGCCCTGCACGAACTGGCCGAGCTCACGCTGGCCGATTTCGATCTGACCGGCGAGATTCACTGACGCGTCACGTATCCACGCAGTTACGTCAAAGAAGCTGGCGCTCAACCGACGTCAGAAGTTGTGACATGTCCGGTAGGCCTGCTCCATTACTCCGAGATACGGCTGAAAGGCCGGAGCATTCGCCACATCTTGGGCCGTCTGTGCCCGCTTGTCCGGACCGGCCGCAAGGAATTCACGCAGGCCACGCTGCAGTATCGGCGACTGGGAGAATGCCTTACCGAATTGCGGGTCCTGGGCATTGAGCGCCGCTACCACCTGCGGATAGCTGCACGTGGTGTTGATGGCGGAGTCCAGATCGGGGTCCGCGGAAGCGATCCCGGCGGCGCTGGCCAACGACAAGGCCAATGCCCCCAACCCGACCGACAGCTGAGTCAACGATGGACGAAACATCTATATACTTCCTTTCCTATCAACATTTTTCGTATCATTCCGACCCCTGACGGGCCAGGTCCAGTCCCACCCGAAGTCAGGCATCTTGCATGACCAACGGCCGAGGTCCCGCAGAGTCTCGTTGCACTCTGGCGGGGCGTTGGAGTACCCGCTGCGGCCACCAGAACCACCGCCCCAACAACGCGGCGATCGCCGGCGTCATGAACGCGCGCACCACCAACGTGTCGAACAGCAGACCGATCCCGATCGTGGAGCCGACCTGCCCGATCACGCGCAGATCGCTGACCACCATGGACAACATGGTGAAAGCGAACACCAAACCCGCCGAGGTCACCACCTTGCCGGTCCCGCCCATGGCCCGAATGATCCCGGTATTGATTCCCGCGCCCAATTCTTCTTTCATCCGCGACACCAACAACAGGTTGTAGTCAGAACCCACCGCCAACAAGATGATCACCGACATCGCCAGCACCAGCCAGTGCAATTCAACACCGAGAATGTTCTGCCAGATGAGCACCGAGAGACCGAACGCCGCACCCAGCGAAAGTGCCACTGTGCCAACGATAACCAGCGCAGCCACAAAGCTTCGCGTCATGACCAGCATGATGCCGAATATCAGGCAGAGCGCCGCGACACCGGCAATCAACAGATCGTATGCGGACCCGTCACGCAGGTCTTTGAATGTCGCGGCGGTGCCGGCGAGATGGATCTGAGCGTTTTCCAGCGGCGTCACCTTGAGCGCCTCTTCCGCCGCCGTCCGCACCGCGTCCACCCGCGACAGACCCTCCGGTGTCCCCGGATCACCGCGGTACGTCAGGATCAGCCGAACAGCCTTCCCGTTCGGCGAAAAGAACAGGGACATAGCGCGTTTGAAGTCTTCGTTCTCGAAGACCTCCGGCGGCAAGTAGAACGAGTCGTCGTTCTGGGCACCATCGTAGATCTTTCCCATCGCGGTCGCGTTCGCTGCCGTTTGGTCGATGAGGGAAAAGATCCCCGACATGGTGCTGTGCATTGTCAGCATCATGGCGCGCATTGACTTCATGGTCGCGATCATCGGCGGGAAGAGCGCGATCAAATCCCGCTGATAGCCATTCATCTGCTCCACGCGTTCGAGGATCTGGTGCGTCCGAAGACTGAGCTGGTCAGTTCCGTCGAGCGCCTGAAACACTGATCTGATCGCGAAGCAGATCGGAATGGTCTCGCAGTGCTTCTCCCAGTACAGATAGTTGCGGAGGGGCTTAAAGAAGTCATCGAAGTTGGCGATGTAATCCCGCAGCCGATCGACGGTCGCCGTCAGCTCCCTGTTCATGAGGACCGTCTCGTTGGTGATGTCCGAGATGCTGCTCATCAGCTCGTAGGTGTGCTGCATTTGGTTGATCATCTTCGTGGTGTCATCGGCCTGTTTCAGCATGTCGTCCACGCGTTCTTTTCCAAACGGCAGGATCTGCAGCATGCCTGCGCTTTGCAGGCTGATTTGAAACGGTATGGAAGTGTGC is a window from the Mycobacteroides salmoniphilum genome containing:
- a CDS encoding hemophore-related protein; translated protein: MFRPSLTQLSVGLGALALSLASAAGIASADPDLDSAINTTCSYPQVVAALNAQDPQFGKAFSQSPILQRGLREFLAAGPDKRAQTAQDVANAPAFQPYLGVMEQAYRTCHNF